In Alloyangia pacifica, the following proteins share a genomic window:
- the gvpA gene encoding gas vesicle structural protein GvpA, with product MAVEKTLASTSLTEVVDRVLDKGIVVDAFVRVSLVGIELLSIEVRAVIASVETWLKYAEAIGLTVDPQAA from the coding sequence ATGGCAGTTGAGAAAACTTTGGCATCCACCAGCCTAACCGAGGTGGTGGATCGCGTTCTGGACAAGGGGATCGTCGTCGATGCCTTTGTGCGAGTGTCGCTTGTCGGGATCGAGTTGCTTTCGATCGAGGTGCGTGCGGTCATCGCCTCGGTCGAAACCTGGCTCAAATACGCGGAGGCCATCGGGCTCACGGTCGATCCGCAAGCCGCCTGA
- a CDS encoding PAS domain S-box protein: MTDLTRGLSLSDLCQDILNSGFTARLRLSDGMVLALSPDARKGLATKTRLPCPPSELFDSAAPLLDALKSLAAPQELALTLRDDQRLAARLIAVPDTEPAEALLIGTRSEPARRSRFFDVINATQGLLELTADLTILSCNPRALAMLARPESAVVGLALAELSATPEQIAPLLRSIAARRSDCHRLDFPLGDGSCRHVTSSLVPLLGQSGQVERVFLVLRDATEETTETRRAQSIASAVEETMSVVEFDSIGTILEVNPCYLALTGYAAEELLGQNQSILCAPSQTEDAAQAELWRRLTAGEIVTGTYKRRTKDGGTIWIAASYTPVPDREGKLDRVIKVAQDITENILRNADLRAMQSALDRSSALAEFDSSGVILRANDNFLAALGYELEEVVGRRHRDLFPARVAQGPDQRDLWNKLKAGSPQSRVLEHLGKDGASVWLRASYTPVRDGEGKVGKVLQIAYDITAAMQEQAEVSGKLAAIDRSQAVIEFALDGTVLGANRNFLDLMGYAEPEISGKHHRIFCEPDYAKTNSYAEFWKALSEGDYHQGEYKRLSKEGREVWIQATYNPILDASGHPVKVVKFAMDVTARKRHELDAQNQLRAIDRSQAMIQFDMEGHVITANDTFLRTMGYSLREVQHQHHSMFCDQDMIRSEEYRDFWADLRSGKFQTGRYRRLGKFGREVWILATYSPLLDSRNRPVGVVKCAQDITQQVTLEQEIQKQADRMNGIVAELSASINKISEATRASLDASDSTTRTASDGLEFLNAAIEAIELIEKSSSEIAEITRVISEIANQTNLLAFNAAIEAARAGEHGVGFSVVADEVRKLAERSSKAAQEIGKLIIISGERVNQGTARSRSALQSFEQIVNSLGHTADSIRTIADCASSQENVSSVVVRMIADLNKAVIARSGKSDGA, from the coding sequence GTGACCGATCTCACGCGCGGCCTGTCTCTTTCCGACCTGTGCCAGGACATCCTCAATTCAGGCTTCACGGCGCGCCTGCGGCTGTCCGACGGGATGGTCCTGGCGCTCTCGCCCGACGCTCGCAAGGGCCTAGCCACGAAGACCCGGCTGCCCTGCCCGCCGAGCGAGCTTTTCGACAGCGCCGCGCCGCTGCTGGACGCGCTCAAGAGCCTTGCGGCCCCGCAGGAGCTCGCGCTGACGCTCCGCGACGACCAGCGTCTCGCCGCCCGGCTGATCGCCGTGCCGGACACGGAACCGGCCGAGGCGCTGCTGATCGGCACGCGGTCCGAGCCTGCGCGCCGAAGCCGCTTTTTCGACGTGATCAACGCCACTCAGGGCCTGCTCGAGTTGACCGCGGATTTGACGATCCTGTCGTGCAATCCCCGCGCGCTCGCCATGCTGGCCAGACCGGAGAGCGCGGTTGTCGGCCTCGCGCTGGCAGAGCTCAGCGCCACGCCCGAGCAGATCGCGCCGCTCCTGCGCAGCATCGCGGCACGCCGGAGCGACTGCCACCGCCTGGATTTTCCCCTCGGCGACGGCAGCTGCAGACATGTCACCAGTAGCCTGGTGCCGCTGCTCGGCCAGTCGGGCCAGGTGGAACGCGTCTTTCTGGTGCTGCGCGACGCCACCGAGGAAACCACCGAGACCCGGCGCGCCCAGAGCATCGCCTCCGCCGTGGAAGAGACAATGTCAGTGGTGGAATTCGATTCCATCGGGACGATTCTGGAAGTGAACCCCTGCTACCTTGCGCTGACGGGCTACGCCGCAGAGGAACTCCTGGGGCAGAACCAGAGCATCCTCTGCGCGCCCTCTCAGACCGAGGATGCGGCGCAGGCCGAGTTGTGGCGCCGGCTCACCGCCGGCGAGATCGTCACCGGCACCTACAAGCGGCGCACCAAGGACGGTGGCACGATCTGGATCGCGGCCTCTTACACCCCCGTGCCGGACCGCGAGGGAAAGCTCGACCGGGTCATCAAGGTCGCCCAGGACATCACCGAGAATATCCTCCGGAACGCCGATCTTCGGGCGATGCAGAGCGCGCTCGACCGTTCGAGTGCCCTTGCGGAATTCGATTCATCGGGTGTGATCCTGCGCGCCAATGACAACTTTCTGGCGGCGCTCGGCTACGAGCTCGAAGAGGTCGTCGGGCGGCGGCACCGCGACCTCTTCCCCGCCCGAGTGGCGCAGGGCCCGGATCAGCGCGACTTGTGGAACAAGCTGAAGGCCGGCAGCCCGCAGTCCAGGGTCTTGGAGCACCTGGGCAAGGACGGCGCAAGCGTCTGGCTGCGCGCCAGCTATACGCCCGTGCGCGATGGCGAGGGCAAGGTCGGCAAGGTGCTGCAGATCGCCTATGACATCACCGCCGCGATGCAGGAGCAGGCCGAGGTCAGCGGCAAGCTGGCGGCGATCGATCGAAGCCAGGCGGTGATCGAGTTCGCGCTCGACGGCACGGTGCTCGGCGCCAACCGGAATTTCCTCGACCTGATGGGCTACGCGGAGCCCGAGATCTCCGGCAAGCACCATCGGATCTTCTGCGAGCCGGACTACGCCAAGACCAACAGCTATGCCGAGTTCTGGAAGGCGCTGTCGGAGGGCGACTACCACCAGGGCGAGTACAAGCGGCTCAGCAAGGAGGGTCGCGAAGTCTGGATCCAGGCCACCTACAACCCGATCCTCGATGCCTCCGGCCATCCGGTGAAGGTGGTAAAATTCGCCATGGATGTCACCGCGCGCAAGCGTCACGAACTGGACGCCCAGAACCAGCTGCGCGCCATCGACCGAAGCCAGGCAATGATCCAGTTCGACATGGAAGGCCACGTGATCACCGCGAATGATACCTTCCTGCGGACAATGGGCTATTCGCTGCGCGAGGTGCAGCACCAGCATCATTCGATGTTTTGCGACCAGGACATGATCCGCTCCGAGGAATACCGCGACTTCTGGGCCGACCTGCGCTCGGGGAAATTCCAGACCGGCCGCTATAGGCGGCTCGGGAAATTCGGCCGCGAGGTGTGGATCCTCGCGACCTATTCGCCCCTGCTCGACAGCCGCAATCGGCCGGTGGGCGTGGTGAAATGCGCCCAGGACATCACCCAGCAGGTGACGCTCGAGCAAGAGATCCAGAAGCAGGCTGACCGGATGAACGGCATCGTCGCCGAGCTCTCCGCCTCGATCAACAAGATCTCCGAGGCCACCCGCGCCTCGCTCGACGCCTCCGATTCCACCACGCGGACCGCCAGCGATGGGCTGGAGTTCCTCAATGCGGCGATCGAAGCGATCGAGCTCATCGAGAAATCCTCGTCCGAGATTGCCGAGATCACCCGGGTGATCTCGGAGATTGCCAACCAGACGAACCTTCTTGCCTTCAACGCCGCGATTGAGGCGGCGCGCGCCGGCGAGCACGGCGTGGGCTTCTCGGTCGTGGCCGACGAAGTGCGCAAGCTGGCCGAGCGCAGTTCCAAGGCGGCCCAGGAGATCGGCAAGCTCATCATCATCTCGGGCGAGCGGGTCAACCAGGGCACGGCGCGCTCGCGCAGCGCCCTGCAGAGCTTCGAGCAGATCGTGAATTCCTTGGGCCACACCGCGGACTCGATCCGGACGATCGCGGACTGCGCAAGCTCTCAGGAAAACGTGTCGAGCGTTGTTGTTAGGATGATCGCGGATCTGAACAAGGCCGTGATCGCCAGATCGGGAAAATCCGATGGCGCGTGA
- a CDS encoding BatD family protein, whose protein sequence is MIRILCVLVLLLPLPLRAQEPEDMPQLIVDFPETEAIPGQPLSLRLTVLVPSFMPRPPVWPSLEAPNLLVRLPSRSTNPVSERIGGETWAGISRHYRISPMVPGQVVLPPQEVLVTWQDVGAGEARQVTLTTGPIAFSGVVPDGAEGLDPFIAASELSLTQQIEGEPGTMVPGDSLKRQVTVAVTGVSPMFLPQLLAPAELPGVAAYPDEPRLSESDDRGALSGTRVESVTYLAEAGGGGALPEVRLEWYDTDDGVVKTASAPGIELRIDGPPPGRSAPLDPARLALLAGAAVLALGLLCFGLRVLLPALSRRRAERRARVLASEGHAWRALMRVIAARDHVALRPALDLWAGRVEGPDPRRAAPVEAALLALGAQRYGGQETGAGDTAWTGLRGALEAARPREARGARQAALPPLNPGGAL, encoded by the coding sequence ATGATCCGTATCCTCTGCGTGCTCGTCCTGCTTCTGCCGCTGCCGCTCAGGGCGCAGGAGCCCGAGGACATGCCGCAGCTCATCGTCGACTTCCCCGAGACCGAGGCGATCCCCGGTCAGCCGCTCAGCCTGCGGCTGACCGTGCTGGTCCCGAGCTTCATGCCAAGGCCGCCGGTCTGGCCGAGCCTCGAAGCGCCGAACCTGCTGGTGCGCCTGCCGTCCCGTTCGACCAACCCGGTGTCGGAGCGGATCGGCGGCGAGACCTGGGCGGGCATCTCGCGGCACTATCGCATCTCGCCGATGGTGCCCGGGCAGGTGGTGCTGCCGCCGCAGGAGGTGCTTGTGACCTGGCAGGACGTGGGCGCGGGCGAGGCGCGGCAGGTGACGCTGACCACCGGGCCGATTGCCTTTTCCGGGGTGGTGCCCGACGGGGCCGAAGGGCTCGATCCCTTCATCGCCGCCTCTGAGCTGTCGCTTACGCAGCAGATCGAAGGCGAGCCCGGCACGATGGTGCCCGGCGATAGCCTCAAGCGGCAAGTGACGGTCGCGGTGACGGGTGTGTCGCCGATGTTCCTGCCGCAGCTGCTGGCGCCGGCGGAGCTGCCGGGGGTCGCCGCCTACCCGGACGAGCCACGGCTGTCCGAGAGTGACGACCGGGGCGCGCTCAGCGGCACGCGGGTCGAAAGCGTGACCTATCTTGCCGAGGCGGGCGGCGGGGGGGCGCTGCCGGAGGTGCGGCTCGAGTGGTATGATACCGACGACGGGGTGGTGAAGACCGCCTCTGCGCCCGGGATCGAGCTGCGGATCGACGGGCCGCCGCCGGGGCGGAGCGCGCCGCTCGATCCGGCGCGCCTCGCACTGCTGGCAGGGGCCGCCGTGCTGGCCTTGGGGCTGCTCTGTTTCGGGCTGCGCGTCCTGTTGCCGGCTTTGTCGCGGCGGCGGGCCGAGCGGCGCGCGCGCGTGCTGGCCTCCGAGGGCCATGCCTGGCGGGCGTTGATGCGGGTCATCGCGGCGCGCGACCATGTCGCGCTGCGCCCTGCGCTCGATCTCTGGGCCGGGCGCGTGGAGGGGCCGGACCCGCGCCGCGCCGCGCCGGTCGAGGCGGCGCTGCTGGCGCTGGGGGCGCAGCGCTACGGCGGGCAGGAGACCGGGGCGGGGGACACGGCCTGGACCGGCCTGCGCGGCGCACTCGAGGCGGCCCGCCCCCGCGAAGCGCGCGGCGCGCGGCAGGCCGCCTTGCCGCCGCTCAATCCGGGTGGGGCGCTCTAG
- a CDS encoding vWA domain-containing protein produces MTDLPLFLEAFHFLRPLWLLLVPLILLAWWWVRRPVQRGAILAEGIAPHLREALTVGRAQRRRVLPIDSTAAILLLAALGAAGPSWSRQPDPFAAQSAPAVIVLAVTTGMEQTDLAPSRLERGKQKIRDFLDLRAGARTALVAYAGTAHVVLPMTEDAQVMVPYLEGLSPEVMPREGAVAGEALALAAAMLAEETAPGGILFVTDSLDPADVAPLNASVAPLAVLSMRPEGSRDRGLDALSAPVVEATPDPSDIRRLDGLLNAAYRRAQLDDVDQPWEDGAHWLAWPAALILLLSFRRGWTMRWAAIAGLTLLLTPQGARAEGIADWFLTPDQQGRIAFENKHYDRAADLFVDPLWRGYALYRDGQYEDAVLVLDRVETAEAAFLQGVAQIKGRHYRDGVRAFETALARDPDYPGAAENLETAQRIVAYVEAAQLASDTGEDQGIGADEEVYDNESGQGEETLREAADAGGGGLLTADQWMNTVDTRTEDFLRMRFALEAAQPPQDGDAAAQPAAPAPSEGGQ; encoded by the coding sequence ATGACCGACCTGCCGCTCTTCCTCGAGGCCTTTCACTTCCTGCGCCCGCTCTGGCTGCTGCTGGTGCCGCTGATCCTGCTTGCCTGGTGGTGGGTGCGCCGCCCGGTCCAGCGCGGCGCGATTCTAGCCGAGGGCATCGCCCCGCACCTGCGCGAGGCGCTGACGGTGGGTCGGGCGCAGCGCCGGCGCGTCCTGCCGATCGACAGCACCGCGGCGATCCTGCTCCTTGCCGCGCTCGGGGCCGCGGGGCCGAGCTGGTCGCGCCAGCCTGACCCCTTTGCGGCACAATCGGCCCCCGCGGTGATCGTGCTCGCGGTGACGACGGGCATGGAGCAGACCGATCTCGCCCCGTCGCGCCTCGAGCGCGGCAAGCAGAAGATCCGCGACTTCCTCGACCTGCGCGCCGGGGCGCGCACCGCGCTGGTCGCCTATGCGGGCACGGCCCATGTGGTGCTTCCGATGACCGAGGACGCGCAGGTCATGGTGCCCTATCTCGAGGGGCTGAGCCCCGAGGTCATGCCGCGCGAAGGCGCGGTGGCGGGCGAGGCGCTGGCGTTGGCCGCCGCGATGCTGGCTGAGGAGACCGCGCCGGGGGGCATCCTCTTTGTCACTGACAGTCTGGACCCCGCCGACGTGGCGCCGCTCAATGCCAGCGTGGCACCGCTCGCGGTGCTCTCGATGCGCCCGGAGGGCAGCCGCGACCGGGGGCTTGATGCGCTCTCGGCGCCGGTGGTCGAGGCCACGCCCGATCCGTCGGATATCCGCAGGCTCGACGGGCTGCTCAACGCGGCTTACCGGCGTGCGCAACTCGATGACGTGGACCAGCCCTGGGAGGACGGGGCGCATTGGCTGGCCTGGCCCGCCGCGCTGATCCTGCTGCTGAGCTTCCGTCGGGGCTGGACGATGCGGTGGGCGGCGATCGCCGGGCTGACGCTGCTGCTCACGCCGCAGGGCGCGCGGGCCGAAGGGATCGCCGACTGGTTCCTGACGCCAGACCAGCAGGGGCGCATCGCTTTTGAGAACAAGCACTACGACCGCGCGGCCGATCTTTTCGTCGATCCGCTCTGGCGCGGTTACGCGCTTTACCGGGACGGGCAATATGAGGATGCCGTGCTGGTGCTGGACCGGGTCGAGACGGCCGAGGCGGCCTTCCTTCAGGGCGTGGCGCAGATCAAGGGGCGGCACTATCGGGACGGCGTGCGGGCCTTCGAGACAGCGCTGGCGCGCGATCCGGACTATCCCGGCGCGGCGGAGAACCTCGAGACTGCGCAGCGCATCGTCGCCTATGTCGAGGCAGCGCAGCTCGCCTCGGACACCGGCGAGGACCAGGGGATCGGGGCCGATGAGGAGGTTTACGACAACGAGAGCGGGCAGGGCGAGGAGACGCTGCGCGAGGCTGCGGACGCGGGAGGCGGCGGGTTGCTGACCGCCGATCAATGGATGAACACCGTCGACACGCGGACCGAGGACTTCCTGCGGATGCGCTTCGCGCTTGAGGCGGCACAGCCGCCTCAAGATGGCGATGCGGCGGCACAGCCTGCGGCTCCGGCGCCCTCGGAGGGTGGACAATGA
- a CDS encoding VWA domain-containing protein, with translation MISLAAPWMLLLLPLPLLVRWLLPPHRERESALRFPFFRRMAEAAGAEPRAGAVILSRPVVSAITAGLCWALLVLALARPERVGAPITIEKAARDVVLAIDISGSMDAKDFATPDGTRIQRLAGVRQVVGDFVAGRDGDRMALIVFGTAAYLQAPLTDDLATITELLGTTEVGMAGPHTALGDAIGLSIRTFEASDIDQRLLILLSDGSDTASRMSPVNAAEIAADRGVEIFTIGVGDPEATGENRVDLATLQTIAARTGGQYFFAEDAAALEAVYARIDALAPRETETLSFRPRRSLSWVPMGLAALLGLGAVLWLQLRGRRRQARAARQAEEAA, from the coding sequence ATGATCTCGCTCGCCGCGCCCTGGATGCTGCTTTTGCTGCCGCTGCCGCTGCTCGTGCGCTGGCTGCTCCCGCCGCACCGCGAGCGCGAAAGCGCGCTGCGCTTCCCGTTCTTCCGGCGCATGGCCGAGGCGGCGGGGGCCGAGCCGCGCGCCGGGGCGGTGATCCTGTCGCGCCCGGTGGTCTCGGCGATCACCGCTGGGCTCTGCTGGGCGCTGCTGGTGCTGGCGCTGGCCCGGCCCGAGCGGGTCGGCGCGCCGATCACCATCGAAAAGGCGGCGCGCGACGTGGTGCTGGCGATCGACATTTCGGGGTCGATGGACGCCAAGGATTTCGCCACGCCGGATGGCACCCGGATCCAGCGCCTCGCCGGGGTGCGGCAGGTGGTGGGGGATTTTGTCGCCGGGCGCGACGGCGACCGCATGGCGCTGATCGTCTTCGGCACCGCGGCCTACCTGCAGGCGCCGCTCACCGATGATCTGGCCACGATCACCGAGCTGCTCGGCACCACCGAGGTCGGCATGGCCGGGCCGCACACCGCGCTTGGCGATGCCATCGGCCTTTCGATCCGCACCTTCGAGGCCAGCGACATCGACCAGCGTCTGCTGATCCTGCTGTCGGACGGTTCGGACACTGCCAGCCGGATGAGCCCGGTCAACGCCGCCGAGATCGCCGCCGATCGGGGTGTCGAGATATTTACCATCGGCGTCGGCGATCCCGAGGCCACCGGCGAGAACCGGGTTGACCTTGCCACGCTGCAGACCATCGCCGCGCGCACCGGGGGGCAGTATTTCTTCGCCGAGGACGCCGCCGCGCTGGAGGCGGTCTATGCCCGCATCGACGCGCTTGCCCCGCGCGAGACCGAGACGCTGTCTTTCCGCCCGCGCCGCTCGCTGTCCTGGGTGCCCATGGGGCTGGCGGCGCTGCTCGGGCTGGGCGCGGTCCTCTGGCTGCAGCTGCGCGGACGCCGCAGACAGGCACGGGCGGCGCGACAGGCGGAGGAGGCGGCATGA
- a CDS encoding DUF4381 domain-containing protein — protein sequence MNEEGAEAESLVGLIDQLIEPVPPAPVPLVPQTWGWVALAVLFAALALWGLGLGHRRRVASAYRRAALAELDRAGTTAELAAVLRRAALAAFPRAEVASLTGTDWTNFLSRTARSRFPDTAGEELRRAPYRDPGAAPSPELRRAAEHWLKTHRAAPAAPARELAA from the coding sequence ATGAACGAGGAGGGAGCGGAAGCCGAAAGCCTCGTGGGCCTGATCGATCAGCTGATCGAGCCGGTTCCGCCCGCGCCGGTGCCGCTGGTGCCCCAGACATGGGGCTGGGTGGCGCTGGCGGTGCTGTTCGCGGCGCTCGCCCTCTGGGGGCTCGGGCTCGGCCACCGCCGCCGCGTGGCGAGTGCCTATCGCCGCGCCGCGCTGGCCGAACTGGACCGGGCCGGTACCACTGCCGAGCTCGCCGCTGTCCTGCGCCGCGCCGCGCTCGCCGCCTTTCCGCGCGCCGAGGTGGCCTCGCTCACCGGCACCGACTGGACGAATTTCCTGTCGCGCACCGCGAGGAGCCGCTTTCCCGACACCGCCGGCGAAGAGCTGCGCCGCGCGCCCTACCGCGACCCGGGGGCGGCCCCGTCGCCCGAGCTGCGCCGCGCCGCCGAGCACTGGCTGAAGACCCATCGCGCCGCACCCGCCGCGCCCGCGCGGGAGCTGGCGGCATGA
- a CDS encoding DUF58 domain-containing protein, protein MKDRAARIRTGTLGKAPQVLDDPRIHTDLAYLRSLEGPARGLSFLPRQPAQSVLNGRHASRLRGRGLNFEELRDYLPGDDIRAIDWKVTARTGKPHVRVMTEERDRPALIVVDQRMSMFFGTRRAMKSVTAAEAAAMTAFRILDQGDRVGGIVFGDEMIAEIRPQRSRAALNRFLTALAEANTLLHAEAPNVAPIGLTQVLRAVARIVSRNHLIIVLSDFDGIDAETDRIVSGLARHNDLILVPVTDPSAGEIPAGLKLIVTDGALQAEIDTAAPGTRKGLIEMSKGRLADVLDWQRRFGVAILPLSAGEETLPQMRRLLGLGPR, encoded by the coding sequence ATGAAGGACCGCGCCGCCCGCATCCGCACCGGCACCCTGGGCAAGGCCCCGCAGGTCTTGGATGACCCGCGCATTCATACCGATCTGGCCTACCTGCGCAGCCTCGAAGGTCCGGCGCGCGGCCTCAGCTTCCTGCCGCGCCAGCCGGCGCAGTCGGTGCTGAACGGACGTCACGCGTCGCGCTTGCGCGGCCGTGGGCTCAACTTCGAGGAACTGCGCGACTACCTGCCCGGCGACGACATCCGCGCCATCGACTGGAAGGTCACCGCCCGCACCGGCAAACCGCACGTCCGGGTGATGACCGAGGAGCGCGACCGTCCGGCGCTGATCGTCGTCGACCAGCGTATGTCGATGTTCTTCGGCACCCGGCGCGCGATGAAATCGGTCACCGCCGCCGAGGCCGCCGCGATGACCGCCTTCCGCATCCTCGACCAGGGCGACCGGGTAGGAGGCATCGTCTTTGGCGACGAAATGATCGCCGAGATCCGCCCGCAGCGCAGCCGCGCCGCGCTCAACCGCTTCCTCACCGCGCTGGCCGAGGCCAACACCCTGCTGCATGCCGAGGCGCCCAACGTCGCGCCGATCGGCCTGACGCAGGTGCTGCGCGCGGTCGCCCGAATTGTCAGCCGCAATCACCTCATCATCGTGCTGAGCGACTTCGACGGCATCGACGCCGAGACCGACCGCATCGTCTCGGGGTTGGCCCGGCACAACGATCTCATCCTCGTGCCGGTGACCGACCCCAGCGCGGGCGAGATCCCGGCGGGTCTGAAGCTCATCGTCACCGACGGCGCGCTGCAGGCCGAGATCGACACGGCCGCGCCCGGCACCCGCAAGGGGCTCATCGAGATGTCGAAGGGGCGGCTGGCGGATGTGCTCGACTGGCAGCGGCGCTTCGGCGTCGCGATCCTGCCGCTCTCTGCCGGGGAGGAAACGCTGCCGCAGATGCGACGGCTGCTGGGGCTCGGGCCGCGATGA
- a CDS encoding AAA family ATPase, which produces MEGMTQSGTRAQIDSLRARMGEAIIGQREVIERLLIGLLANGNLLVEGLPGLAKTRAIKALARNLECDFSRIQFTPDLLPSDVTGTEVYYQGEGGGEFRFEAGPIFANLVLADEINRAPAKVQAALLEAMEERQVTVAGTTHKMEPLFMVMATQNPIEQEGTYPLPEAQMDRFLMHVNITYPPVEDEVEVIRLVRGEEIAAQGGAGKGAADAPLPIPQEAVFAARREIAALRVAPEMERYIADLVNATRVPAEFGDDLKRWIEVGASPRASLALDKCGRTHAWLAGRDYVDPEDIRAVVPDVLRHRLGLSYEAQGEGVSPDTVVAEIVRQVALP; this is translated from the coding sequence ATGGAAGGCATGACCCAAAGCGGCACGCGGGCGCAGATCGACAGCCTGCGCGCCCGCATGGGCGAGGCGATCATTGGCCAGCGCGAGGTGATCGAGCGGCTGCTCATCGGGCTTCTCGCCAATGGCAACCTGCTGGTCGAGGGGCTGCCGGGCCTCGCCAAGACCCGCGCCATCAAGGCGCTTGCCCGCAACCTCGAATGCGATTTCAGCCGCATCCAGTTCACCCCCGACCTGCTGCCCTCGGATGTCACCGGCACCGAGGTCTACTACCAGGGCGAGGGCGGCGGCGAGTTCCGCTTCGAGGCGGGGCCGATCTTTGCCAACCTCGTGCTCGCCGACGAGATCAACCGCGCCCCGGCCAAGGTGCAGGCGGCGCTGCTCGAGGCGATGGAAGAGCGGCAGGTGACCGTGGCGGGCACCACCCACAAGATGGAGCCGCTCTTCATGGTCATGGCGACGCAGAACCCCATCGAGCAGGAAGGCACCTATCCGCTGCCCGAGGCGCAGATGGACCGGTTCCTGATGCATGTGAACATCACCTATCCGCCGGTCGAGGACGAGGTCGAGGTGATCCGCCTCGTGCGCGGCGAGGAGATCGCCGCGCAGGGTGGCGCCGGGAAAGGCGCTGCCGACGCGCCGCTTCCGATCCCGCAGGAGGCGGTCTTCGCCGCCCGCCGCGAGATCGCCGCTTTGCGCGTGGCACCCGAGATGGAGCGCTACATCGCCGACCTGGTCAACGCCACCCGCGTGCCCGCCGAGTTCGGTGACGACCTCAAGCGCTGGATCGAGGTCGGGGCCAGCCCGCGCGCCTCGCTGGCGCTCGACAAATGCGGGCGCACCCACGCCTGGCTCGCGGGGCGCGACTATGTCGACCCCGAGGACATCCGCGCCGTGGTGCCCGATGTGCTGCGCCACCGGCTGGGCCTGTCGTACGAAGCGCAGGGCGAGGGCGTCAGCCCCGATACCGTGGTGGCCGAGATCGTCCGGCAGGTGGCGCTGCCCTGA
- a CDS encoding HAD family hydrolase, translating into MPHTHAPCAAALAALWLAAPAFADPLPSWNDTGAKSAIIEFVEAVTDPASDDYVTPEDRIAAFDNDGTLWTEQPVYFQALYALDVLQEKAKADPDILTTDALKAGAQGDVGGVLATGMDGLLEVINVSHSGLTVDEFQADARDWLMNYTHPTTEKPYIEMVYQPMLELLSYLRDEGFTTYIVSGGGIDFIRAFSEETYGIPPWQVVGTEGNTSFEVVDGLPMLTKNGGVTFIDDKEGKPVGIIRHIGRKPIFAAGNSDGDFAMLQYTTSGEGPSFGLLVHHTDAAREFAYDRDGHIGTLNRGLDEGPGFGWTIVDMAQDWAKVFPTD; encoded by the coding sequence ATGCCCCACACGCACGCGCCCTGCGCCGCCGCTCTCGCCGCGCTCTGGCTTGCCGCCCCCGCCTTCGCCGATCCGCTGCCTTCGTGGAACGACACCGGCGCCAAGTCTGCGATCATCGAATTTGTCGAGGCGGTGACCGATCCAGCCTCGGACGACTACGTGACCCCCGAGGACCGCATCGCCGCCTTCGACAATGATGGCACGCTCTGGACCGAGCAGCCGGTCTATTTTCAGGCGCTCTACGCGCTCGACGTGCTGCAGGAAAAGGCCAAGGCCGATCCCGATATCCTCACCACCGACGCGCTGAAGGCTGGCGCCCAGGGGGACGTCGGCGGCGTTCTCGCCACCGGCATGGACGGGCTGCTCGAGGTGATCAACGTCTCGCATTCGGGGCTAACCGTGGACGAGTTTCAGGCCGATGCGCGCGACTGGCTCATGAACTACACCCACCCAACGACGGAAAAACCATACATAGAAATGGTTTACCAGCCGATGCTCGAGCTTCTGAGCTACCTGCGCGACGAAGGGTTCACCACCTATATCGTCTCGGGCGGCGGCATCGACTTCATCCGCGCCTTCTCCGAGGAAACCTATGGCATCCCGCCGTGGCAGGTGGTCGGCACCGAGGGCAACACCTCCTTCGAGGTGGTCGACGGGCTGCCGATGCTGACCAAGAACGGCGGCGTCACCTTCATCGACGACAAGGAGGGCAAGCCGGTCGGCATCATCCGCCACATCGGCCGCAAGCCGATCTTTGCCGCGGGCAATTCCGACGGTGATTTCGCCATGCTGCAATACACCACCTCGGGCGAGGGGCCGAGCTTTGGCCTGCTGGTGCATCACACCGACGCGGCGCGCGAGTTTGCCTATGACCGCGACGGCCATATCGGCACGCTGAACCGCGGCCTCGACGAGGGACCGGGCTTTGGCTGGACCATCGTCGACATGGCGCAGGACTGGGCCAAGGTGTTCCCCACCGACTGA